One stretch of Desulfovibrio aminophilus DSM 12254 DNA includes these proteins:
- the feoB gene encoding ferrous iron transport protein B — protein MVIALAGNPNCGKTTMFNALTGARQHVGNWPGVTVEKKTGVPHLGDAAMTVVDLPGTYSLTAYSEEEVVARNFLVNERPDVVVDVLNAGALERNLYLAVQFLELGVPVVLALNMMDEVRKEGREIDVALLEKLTGCPAVETVARAAQGTRELLTAARALSSSRKGEAWNHPLRITYGSDLDPVLGEMECLVERKGLFAGKLPARWVALKYLEGDSQLVAMGRAANPALSERLEGMVTKVADHLQKTLDATPDAIIADYRYGWIAGIVRQAVRRPGVDAQRLSISDQMDRVLTHRLAGPLIMIGIVYLIYTITFTLGEVPMGWVENFFGWLGDTATAILPEGLLRSLVVSGVIDGVGGVMGFVPLILIMFLLISALEDSGYIARMAYMLDRVFRIFGLHGTSVLPFIVSGGIAGGCAVPGVMATRTLRSPKEKLATLLVSPFMTCGAKIPVFLMLAAAFFPGAEADVMFAITLAAWASALLVARLLRSTIIKGEATPFVMELPPYRIPTLRGVLIHTFERTYEYIRKAGTVILAISILLWAGMTFPALPEETAAVFQDRQAVLEQRLAEAKTAGAAEEQVAALEQEKTAVAAAEAEAALEHTLAGRLGHALEPISRLAGFNWRVNISLVGGFAAKEVIVSTLGTAYSLGEVDAEEATPLSESLANDPDFSKASAIALMAFTLLYAPCFVTVVAMARESSWKWAGFSMVFNTLLAFVVAVGLYQASRLAF, from the coding sequence ATGGTCATCGCCCTGGCCGGAAACCCCAACTGCGGCAAGACCACCATGTTCAACGCCCTCACCGGCGCGCGGCAGCACGTGGGCAACTGGCCCGGCGTGACCGTGGAGAAGAAGACCGGCGTGCCCCATCTGGGCGATGCGGCCATGACCGTGGTGGATCTGCCCGGAACCTACTCGCTCACTGCCTACAGCGAGGAAGAGGTGGTCGCCCGCAACTTCCTGGTGAATGAGCGCCCCGACGTGGTGGTGGACGTGCTCAACGCCGGAGCCCTGGAGCGCAACCTCTATCTCGCCGTGCAGTTCCTGGAGCTGGGGGTGCCGGTGGTCCTGGCCCTGAACATGATGGACGAGGTGCGCAAGGAGGGCAGGGAAATCGACGTGGCCCTTCTGGAAAAGCTCACCGGCTGTCCGGCGGTGGAGACCGTGGCCCGCGCGGCCCAGGGCACACGGGAACTGCTGACGGCCGCCCGCGCCCTCTCCTCCTCCCGCAAGGGGGAGGCCTGGAACCATCCCCTGCGCATCACCTACGGCTCCGACCTGGACCCCGTGCTCGGCGAGATGGAATGCCTCGTGGAGCGCAAGGGCCTGTTCGCGGGCAAGCTCCCGGCCCGTTGGGTGGCGCTCAAGTATTTGGAGGGCGACAGCCAGCTCGTGGCCATGGGCCGCGCCGCCAACCCCGCCCTGTCCGAGCGCCTGGAGGGCATGGTGACCAAGGTGGCCGATCACCTTCAGAAAACGCTCGACGCCACCCCCGACGCCATCATCGCCGACTACCGTTACGGTTGGATCGCGGGCATCGTGCGTCAGGCCGTGCGTCGCCCCGGAGTGGACGCCCAGCGCCTGTCCATCTCGGACCAGATGGACCGCGTCCTGACCCACCGGCTGGCCGGGCCGCTCATCATGATCGGCATCGTCTACCTCATCTACACCATCACCTTCACCCTGGGCGAGGTGCCCATGGGCTGGGTGGAGAACTTCTTCGGCTGGCTGGGCGACACGGCCACGGCCATCCTGCCCGAGGGCCTGCTGCGTTCACTGGTGGTCTCCGGCGTCATCGACGGCGTGGGCGGCGTCATGGGCTTCGTGCCGCTCATCCTGATCATGTTCCTGCTCATCTCGGCCCTGGAGGACTCCGGCTACATCGCGCGCATGGCCTACATGCTCGACCGCGTCTTCCGCATCTTCGGCCTGCACGGCACATCGGTGCTGCCCTTCATCGTCTCCGGCGGCATCGCGGGCGGCTGCGCCGTGCCCGGCGTCATGGCCACGCGCACCCTGCGCAGTCCCAAGGAAAAGCTGGCCACCCTGCTGGTCTCCCCGTTCATGACCTGCGGCGCGAAGATCCCGGTCTTCCTCATGCTGGCCGCGGCCTTCTTCCCCGGCGCCGAGGCCGACGTCATGTTCGCCATCACTCTCGCGGCCTGGGCCTCGGCCCTGCTCGTGGCCCGGCTCCTGCGCTCGACCATCATCAAGGGCGAGGCCACGCCCTTCGTCATGGAACTGCCCCCCTACCGCATCCCGACCCTACGCGGCGTGCTCATCCACACCTTCGAGCGCACCTACGAATACATCCGCAAGGCGGGCACGGTGATCCTGGCCATCTCCATCCTGCTATGGGCGGGCATGACCTTCCCCGCTTTGCCCGAGGAGACCGCGGCCGTCTTCCAGGACCGCCAGGCAGTCCTGGAGCAGCGCTTGGCCGAGGCCAAGACCGCGGGAGCCGCCGAGGAACAGGTGGCCGCCCTGGAACAGGAAAAGACCGCCGTGGCCGCCGCTGAAGCCGAAGCCGCCCTGGAGCACACCCTGGCCGGACGCCTGGGGCATGCCCTGGAGCCGATCTCCCGGCTGGCGGGCTTCAACTGGCGCGTGAACATCTCCCTGGTGGGCGGCTTCGCGGCCAAGGAAGTCATCGTTTCCACCCTGGGCACGGCCTACTCCCTGGGCGAGGTGGACGCCGAGGAGGCGACCCCGCTTTCCGAGAGCCTGGCCAACGACCCGGACTTCTCCAAGGCTTCCGCCATCGCGCTCATGGCCTTCACCCTGCTCTACGCCCCCTGCTTCGTGACCGTGGTGGCCATGGCCCGGGAATCGAGCTGGAAGTGGGCCGGATTCAGCATGGTCTTCAACACCTTGCTGGCCTTCGTGGTGGCCGTGGGGCTCTATCAGGCCTCCCGACTGGCTTTCTGA
- a CDS encoding nucleoside recognition domain-containing protein: MSRAAAILTALRDVLRSGVRLSLDLFKIMIPIIVGVKILKELGLIAYLAWPLKPVMALVGLPAEMGLVWATAMFNNIYSAFIVLASLAEGVPLNQAQVTVLACLMLVAHNLPIELTIVRKSGPRLPFQFFTRVLGALAFGMILNLTYTATGALQGPATILFQAAAGPEPLWRWALGEIRNLASIFCIITSLIGLMRLLQALRLLDLCNALLRPVLRIMGIGPRAATITIVGLVMGLAYGGGLIIHEAREGQVEGRDVFASLTLMGLCHSLIEDTLLMLLIGTHLSGILWGRLLFSLVATALLVRIGARLSNTAQNRYLWAEAR; this comes from the coding sequence ATGAGCCGTGCCGCCGCCATCCTAACCGCCCTGCGCGACGTTCTGCGCAGCGGCGTCCGTCTGAGTCTCGATCTCTTCAAGATCATGATCCCGATCATCGTGGGTGTGAAGATCCTCAAGGAACTCGGACTGATCGCCTACCTGGCCTGGCCTCTGAAGCCGGTCATGGCCCTGGTGGGGCTCCCCGCCGAGATGGGCCTGGTCTGGGCCACGGCCATGTTCAACAACATCTACTCCGCCTTCATCGTGCTCGCCTCCCTGGCCGAAGGCGTGCCGTTGAACCAGGCCCAGGTCACGGTGCTGGCCTGCCTCATGCTCGTGGCCCACAACCTGCCCATCGAGCTGACCATCGTGCGCAAGTCGGGCCCGCGCCTGCCCTTCCAGTTCTTCACCCGGGTTCTGGGCGCCCTGGCCTTCGGCATGATCCTGAACCTCACCTATACGGCCACCGGCGCGCTCCAGGGGCCGGCCACGATCCTCTTCCAGGCGGCCGCTGGGCCGGAGCCCCTCTGGCGATGGGCCCTCGGCGAAATCCGCAATCTGGCCTCCATCTTCTGCATCATCACGAGCCTCATCGGACTCATGCGTCTGCTTCAGGCGCTGCGCCTGCTGGATCTCTGCAATGCGCTGCTGCGCCCCGTGCTGCGGATCATGGGCATCGGCCCCCGGGCGGCCACCATCACCATCGTCGGTTTGGTCATGGGGCTGGCGTACGGCGGCGGGCTCATCATCCACGAAGCCCGCGAAGGCCAGGTCGAAGGCCGGGACGTCTTCGCCTCCCTGACCCTCATGGGCCTGTGCCACAGCCTCATCGAGGACACCCTGCTCATGCTGCTCATCGGCACGCACCTGTCCGGCATCCTCTGGGGCCGACTGCTCTTTTCCCTGGTCGCCACGGCCCTGCTCGTACGTATCGGCGCGCGGCTCTCCAACACCGCGCAGAACCGCTACCTCTGGGCCGAGGCCCGCTGA
- a CDS encoding Rid family detoxifying hydrolase has product MDEITVIHTDKAPAALGPYSQALAWNGLLVLSGQTGLDPVTGELVSDFAGQVRQVLDNLGAVLSQAGAGFADVLAADVFLTDMGRFAEFNAIYAEYFREHKPARTTVAVSALPKNGQVEIKFLARLPRS; this is encoded by the coding sequence ATGGACGAGATCACGGTCATCCACACCGACAAGGCCCCGGCCGCCCTGGGACCATACTCCCAGGCCCTGGCCTGGAACGGACTGCTCGTCCTGAGCGGCCAGACCGGCCTGGACCCGGTCACGGGCGAACTCGTTTCCGATTTCGCCGGGCAGGTCCGGCAGGTGCTGGACAACCTCGGCGCGGTCCTGTCCCAGGCAGGGGCGGGCTTCGCCGACGTGCTGGCGGCGGATGTCTTCCTCACGGACATGGGCCGCTTCGCGGAGTTCAACGCCATCTACGCCGAGTATTTCCGGGAGCACAAACCGGCCCGGACCACGGTGGCGGTCAGCGCCCTGCCAAAAAACGGGCAGGTCGAGATCAAATTCCTGGCCCGGCTGCCCCGATCCTGA